The following coding sequences lie in one Arabidopsis thaliana chromosome 3, partial sequence genomic window:
- a CDS encoding Uncharacterized protein family (UPF0497) (Uncharacterised protein family (UPF0497); CONTAINS InterPro DOMAIN/s: Uncharacterised protein family UPF0497, trans-membrane plant (InterPro:IPR006702), Uncharacterised protein family UPF0497, trans-membrane plant subgroup (InterPro:IPR006459); BEST Arabidopsis thaliana protein match is: Uncharacterised protein family (UPF0497) (TAIR:AT1G79780.1); Has 429 Blast hits to 429 proteins in 20 species: Archae - 0; Bacteria - 0; Metazoa - 0; Fungi - 0; Plants - 429; Viruses - 0; Other Eukaryotes - 0 (source: NCBI BLink).) yields the protein MAKAAEQKQNPTVASAEAKLDIRDVVNTAITYGEDNRHGGGKRNDVAMFVLRAMCMAVSTVAVTLMVTARETSMTTLYGFEFQLHAVWSLSDSLIYLVVVSSATVLYSLIQLIISGTRLMRKSPVIPTRTQAWFCFVADQIIGYAMVSGGSAALGVTNMNRTGIRHMPLPNFCKSLGFFCDHLAGSIVFALFAFLLLAASSLLDVLHLSRHR from the exons ATGGCGAAAGCAGCAGAGCAGAAACAAAACCCGACCGTTGCGAGTGCAGAAGCGAAGCTTGATATCCGCGACGTGGTCAACACAGCCATCACTTACGGCGAAGATAACCGTCACGGCGGCGGGAAACGCAATGACGTGGCCATGTTTGTGCTAAGAGCCATGTGCATGGCCGTATCAACGGTGGCTGTTACGTTAATGGTAACAGCACGCGAGACTAGCATGACCACTCTCTATGGCTTCGAGTTTCAGCTCCACGCCGTTTGGTCTCTCTCAGATTCTCTTAT ATATCTAGTTGTGGTTTCATCGGCAACGGTTCTTTACTCGTTGATTCAACTGATTATAAGTGGAACAAGACTAATGAGAAAATCTCCGGTGATTCCGACAAGAACACAAGCATGGTTTTGCTTCGTTGCAGATCAGATAATAGGATACGCAATGGTGAGTGGAGGATCTGCAGCTTTAGGAGTGACGAATATGAACAGAACAGGAATCAGACACATGCCTCTTCCTAATTTCTGCAAATCTCTTGGTTTCTTCTGTGACCATCTCGCTGGCTCCATCGTCTTCGCCTTATTCGCGTTTCTCCTCCTCGCCGCTTCTTCACTTCTCGACGTTCTCCATCTCTCACGCCACCgctaa
- a CDS encoding mitotic phosphoprotein N' end (MPPN) family protein (mitotic phosphoprotein N' end (MPPN) family protein; FUNCTIONS IN: molecular_function unknown; INVOLVED IN: biological_process unknown; EXPRESSED IN: 24 plant structures; EXPRESSED DURING: 15 growth stages; CONTAINS InterPro DOMAIN/s: MPPN (InterPro:IPR007846), Nucleoporin, NUP53 (InterPro:IPR017389); Has 220 Blast hits to 220 proteins in 83 species: Archae - 0; Bacteria - 0; Metazoa - 144; Fungi - 5; Plants - 57; Viruses - 0; Other Eukaryotes - 14 (source: NCBI BLink).) → MSAAAHRTPKSGRQSLLFQDLASPVSARRGKFSSPGQAAAVSALWRENFGGSDLPPPPMYTLDDRSDFSPESGIADYSASPDAKSDRRTPFQSSGKNIVTPGKGKLEASPSFSLLNAQQSQQVSGSPSWWSQSKAGSSTEQDDKGKGSPVEGVVQPGALVTLPPPREVARPEVQRQIIPTGNLDEEEWVTVYGFSPGDTNLVLREFEKCGMVLKHVPGPRNANWMHILYQNRSDAHKALNKAGMMINGVVIVGVKPVDPIQKQALNERLNNQGFMPLPPPSSTRNTARPLSRPQYLQNGSAFSPQPSGGAMASPSKSMVSKFFDLMFGV, encoded by the exons ATGAGTGCTGCAGCACACAGGACTCCTAAATCAGGGAGGCAATCTCTGCTATTTCAAGATTTAGCTTCTCCTGTTTCAGCACGTAGAGGGAAATTCTCGAGTCCGGGACAGGCAGCTGCGGTATCTGCACTATGGCGTGAGAATTTCGGAGGATCTGATCTTCCACCACCTCCAATGTATACTTTGGATGACCGGTCCGATTTCTCTCCTGAGTCTGGTATTGCAGACTACTCTGCGTCTCCAGATGCTAAGTCTGACAGAAGAACACCATTCCAGAGTTCTGGAAAGAATATTGTAACTCCTGGTAAAGGAAAGTTGGAAGCAAGcccttctttttctctactGAATGCACAACAGAGTCAGCAAGTTTCAGGGAGTCCGAGTTGGTGGTCGCAGTCAAAGGCAGGTAGTAGTACCGAGCAGGATGATAAAGGGAAGGGATCTCCTGTAGAAGGGGTGGTTCAGCCAGGTGCATTGGTCACTCTTCCGCCGCCAAGAGAAGTTGCTAGGCCAGAGGTTCAGAGGCAGATTATACCTACAGGAAACCTTGATGAGGAAGAGTGGGTCACTGTCTATGG ATTTTCTCCAGGTGATACAAATTTAGTACTACGGGAGTTTGAAAAATGTGGTATGGTCTTGAAACATGTTCCTGGTCCAAGAAATGCCAACTGGATGCACATCCTCTACCAG AACCGGTCTGATGCACATAAGGCGCTGAACAAAGCAGGGATGATGATAAACGGAGTTGTAATAGTAGGAGTGAAGCCAGTAGACCCAATACAGAAGCAAGCGTTAAACGAGAGACTCAACAACCAAGGATTCATGCCTTTACCTCCACCATCATCCACTAGAAACACTGCTCGACCCCTGTCTCGTCCTCAGTACTTGCAAAACGGCAGCGCTTTCTCTCCTCAACCAAGTGGTGGCGCTATGGCCTCTCCGTCAAAGTCAATGGTCTCAAAGTTCTTTGACTTGATGTTCGGTGTTTAA
- the CDC27a gene encoding Tetratricopeptide repeat (TPR)-like superfamily protein has product MMENLLANCVQKNLNHFMFTNAIFLCELLLAQFPSEVNLQLLARCYLSNSQAYSAYYILKGSKTPQSRYLFAFSCFKLDLLGEAEAALLPCEDYAEEVPGGAAGHYLLGLIYRYSGRKNCSIQQFRMALSFDPLCWEAYGELCSLGAAEEASTVFGNVASQRLQKTCVEQRISFSEGATIDQITDSDKALKDTGLSQTEHIPGENQQDLKIMQQPGDIPPNTDRQLSTNGWDLNTPSPVLLQVMDALPPLLLKNMRRPAVEGSLMSVHGVRVRRRNFFSEELSAEAQEESGRRRSARIAARKKNPMSQSFGKDSHWLHLSPSESNYAPSLSSMIGKCRIQSSKEATTSGQSVSDIGSSVDDEEKSNPSESSPDRFSLISGISEVLSLLKILGDGHRHLHMYKCQEALLAYQKLSQKQYNTHWVLMQVGKAYFELQDYFNADSSFTLAHQKYPYALEGMDTYSTVLYHLKEEMRLGYLAQELISVDRLSPESWCAVGNCYSLRKDHDTALKMFQRAIQLNERFTYAHTLCGHEFAALEEFEDAERCYRKALGIDTRHYNAWYGLGMTYLRQEKFEFAQHQFQLALQINPRSSVIMCYYGIALHESKRNDEALMMMEKAVLTDAKNPLPKYYKAHILTSLGDYHKAQKVLEELKECAPQESSVHASLGKIYNQLKQYDKAVLHFGIALDLSPSPSDAVKIKAYMERLILPDELVTEENL; this is encoded by the exons atgaTGGAGAATCTACTGGCGAATTGTGTCCAGAAAAACCTTAACCATTTTATGTTCACCAATGCTATCTTCCTTTGCGAACTTCTTCTCGCCCAATTTCCATCTGAG GTGAACCTGCAATTGTTAGCCAGGTGTTACTTGAGTAACAGTCAAGCTTATAGTGCATATTATATCCTTAAAG GTTCAAAAACGCCTCAGTCTCGGTATTTATTTGCATTCTCATGCTTTAAGTTGGATCTTCTTGGAGAGGCTGAAGCTGCATTGTTGCCCTGTGAAGATTATGCTGAAGAA GTTCCTGGTGGTGCAGCTGGGCATTATCTTCTTGGTCTTATATATAG ATATTCTGGGAGGAAGAACTGTTCAATACAACAGTTTAGGATGGCATTGTCATTTGATCCATTGTGTTGGGAAGCATATGGAGAACTTTGTAGTTTAG GTGCCGCTGAAGAAGCCTCAACAGTTTTCGGGAATGTTGCTTCCCAGCGTCTTCAGAAAACTTGTGTAGAACAAAGAATAAGCTTCTCAGAAGGAGCAACCATAGACCAGATTACAGATTCTGATAAGGCCTTAAAAGATACAGGTTTATCGCAAACAGAACACATTCCAGGAGAGAACCAACAAGATCTGAAAATTATGCAGCAGCCTGGAGATATTCCACCAAATACTGACAGGCAACTTAGTACAAACGGATGGGACTTGAACACACCTTCTCCAGTGCTTTTACAG GTAATGGATGCTCTACCGCCTCTGCTTCTTAAGAATATGCGTCGTCCAGCAGTGGAAGGATCTTTGATGTCTGTACATGGAGTGCGTGTGCGTCGAAGAAACTTTTTTAGTGAAGAATTGTCAGCAGAG GctcaagaagaatctgggcGCCGCCGTAGTGCTAGAATAGCAGCAAGGAAAAAGAATCCTATGTCGCAGTCATTTGGAAAAGATTCCCATTGGTTACATCTTTCACCTTCCGAGTCAAACTATGCACCTTCTCTTTCCTCGATGATTGGAAAATGCAGAATCCAAAGCAGCAAAGAAG CAACGACGTCAGGCCAGTCTGTAAGTGACATTGGAAGCTctgttgatgatgaggaaAAGTCAAATCCTAGTGAATCTTCCCCGGATCGTTTCAGCCTTATTTCTGGAATTTCAGAAGTGCTAAGCCTTCTGAAAATTCTTGGAGATGGCCACAGGCATTTACATATGTACAAGTGTCAG GAAGCTTTGTTGGCATATCAAAAGCTATCTCAGAAACAATACAATACACACTGGGTTCTCATGCAG GTTGGAAAAGCATATTTTGAGCTACAAGACTACTTCAACGCTGACTCTTCCTTTACTCTTGCTCATCAAAAGTATCCTTATGCTTTGGAAGGAATGGATACATACTCCACTGTTCTTTAT caCCTGAAAGAAGAGATGAGGTTGGGCTATCTGGCTCAGGAACTGATTTCAGTTGATCGCCTGTCTCCAGAATCCTG GTGTGCAGTTGGGAACTGTTACAGTTTGCGTAAGGATCATGATACTGCTCTCAAAATGTTTCAGAGAGCTATCCAACTGAATGAAAGATTCACATATGCACATACCCTTTGTGGCCACGA GTTTGCCGCATTGGAAGAATTCGAGGATGCAGAGAGATGCTACCGGAAGGCTCTGGGCATAGATACGAGACACTATAATGCATGGTACGGTCTTGGAATGACCTATCTTCGTCAGGAGAAATTCGAGTTTGCGCAGCATCAATTTCAACTGGCTCTCCAAATAAATCCAAGATCTTCAGTCATCATGTGTTACTATGGAATTGCTTTGCATGAGTCAAAG AGAAACGATGAGgcgttgatgatgatggagaaggCTGTACTCACTGATGCAAAGAATCCGCTCCCCAAGTACTACAAGGCTCACATATTAACCAGCCTAGGTGATTATCACAAAGCACAGAAAGTTTTAGAAGAGCTCAAAGAATGTGCTCCTCAAGAAAGCAGTGTCCATGCATCGCTTGGCAAAATATACAATCAGCTAAAGCAATACGACAAAGCCGTGTTACATTTCGGCATTGCTTTGGATTTAAGCCCTTCTCCATCTGATGCTGTCAAGATAAAG GCTTACATGGAGAGGTTGATACTACCAGACGAGCTGGTGACGGAGGAAAATTTGTAG
- the CDC27a gene encoding Tetratricopeptide repeat (TPR)-like superfamily protein: protein MMENLLANCVQKNLNHFMFTNAIFLCELLLAQFPSEVNLQLLARCYLSNSQAYSAYYILKGSKTPQSRYLFAFSCFKLDLLGEAEAALLPCEDYAEEVPGGAAGHYLLGLIYRYSGRKNCSIQQFRMALSFDPLCWEAYGELCSLGAAEEASTVFGNVASQRLQKTCVEQRISFSEGATIDQITDSDKALKDTGLSQTEHIPGENQQDLKIMQQPGDIPPNTDRQLSTNGWDLNTPSPVLLQVMDALPPLLLKNMRRPAVEGSLMSVHGVRVRRRNFFSEELSAEAQEESGRRRSARIAARKKNPMSQSFGKDSHWLHLSPSESNYAPSLSSMIGKCRIQSSKEATTSGQSVSDIGSSVDDEEKSNPSESSPDRFSLISGISEVLSLLKILGDGHRHLHMYKCQEALLAYQKLSQKQYNTHWVLMQVGKAYFELQDYFNADSSFTLAHQKYPYALEGMDTYSTVLYHLKEEMRLGYLAQELISVDRLSPESWCAVGNCYSLRKDHDTALKMFQRAIQLNERFTYAHTLCGHEYNSFRCIFCA from the exons atgaTGGAGAATCTACTGGCGAATTGTGTCCAGAAAAACCTTAACCATTTTATGTTCACCAATGCTATCTTCCTTTGCGAACTTCTTCTCGCCCAATTTCCATCTGAG GTGAACCTGCAATTGTTAGCCAGGTGTTACTTGAGTAACAGTCAAGCTTATAGTGCATATTATATCCTTAAAG GTTCAAAAACGCCTCAGTCTCGGTATTTATTTGCATTCTCATGCTTTAAGTTGGATCTTCTTGGAGAGGCTGAAGCTGCATTGTTGCCCTGTGAAGATTATGCTGAAGAA GTTCCTGGTGGTGCAGCTGGGCATTATCTTCTTGGTCTTATATATAG ATATTCTGGGAGGAAGAACTGTTCAATACAACAGTTTAGGATGGCATTGTCATTTGATCCATTGTGTTGGGAAGCATATGGAGAACTTTGTAGTTTAG GTGCCGCTGAAGAAGCCTCAACAGTTTTCGGGAATGTTGCTTCCCAGCGTCTTCAGAAAACTTGTGTAGAACAAAGAATAAGCTTCTCAGAAGGAGCAACCATAGACCAGATTACAGATTCTGATAAGGCCTTAAAAGATACAGGTTTATCGCAAACAGAACACATTCCAGGAGAGAACCAACAAGATCTGAAAATTATGCAGCAGCCTGGAGATATTCCACCAAATACTGACAGGCAACTTAGTACAAACGGATGGGACTTGAACACACCTTCTCCAGTGCTTTTACAG GTAATGGATGCTCTACCGCCTCTGCTTCTTAAGAATATGCGTCGTCCAGCAGTGGAAGGATCTTTGATGTCTGTACATGGAGTGCGTGTGCGTCGAAGAAACTTTTTTAGTGAAGAATTGTCAGCAGAG GctcaagaagaatctgggcGCCGCCGTAGTGCTAGAATAGCAGCAAGGAAAAAGAATCCTATGTCGCAGTCATTTGGAAAAGATTCCCATTGGTTACATCTTTCACCTTCCGAGTCAAACTATGCACCTTCTCTTTCCTCGATGATTGGAAAATGCAGAATCCAAAGCAGCAAAGAAG CAACGACGTCAGGCCAGTCTGTAAGTGACATTGGAAGCTctgttgatgatgaggaaAAGTCAAATCCTAGTGAATCTTCCCCGGATCGTTTCAGCCTTATTTCTGGAATTTCAGAAGTGCTAAGCCTTCTGAAAATTCTTGGAGATGGCCACAGGCATTTACATATGTACAAGTGTCAG GAAGCTTTGTTGGCATATCAAAAGCTATCTCAGAAACAATACAATACACACTGGGTTCTCATGCAG GTTGGAAAAGCATATTTTGAGCTACAAGACTACTTCAACGCTGACTCTTCCTTTACTCTTGCTCATCAAAAGTATCCTTATGCTTTGGAAGGAATGGATACATACTCCACTGTTCTTTAT caCCTGAAAGAAGAGATGAGGTTGGGCTATCTGGCTCAGGAACTGATTTCAGTTGATCGCCTGTCTCCAGAATCCTG GTGTGCAGTTGGGAACTGTTACAGTTTGCGTAAGGATCATGATACTGCTCTCAAAATGTTTCAGAGAGCTATCCAACTGAATGAAAGATTCACATATGCACATACCCTTTGTGGCCACGAGTACAATTCTTTTCGATGCATCTTTTGCGCATAA
- the CDC27a gene encoding Tetratricopeptide repeat (TPR)-like superfamily protein has product MMENLLANCVQKNLNHFMFTNAIFLCELLLAQFPSEVNLQLLARCYLSNSQAYSAYYILKGSKTPQSRYLFAFSCFKLDLLGEAEAALLPCEDYAEEVPGGAAGHYLLGLIYRYSGRKNCSIQQFRMALSFDPLCWEAYGELCSLGAAEEASTVFGNVASQRLQKTCVEQRISFSEGATIDQITDSDKALKDTGLSQTEHIPGENQQDLKIMQQPGDIPPNTDRQLSTNGWDLNTPSPVLLQVMDALPPLLLKNMRRPAVEGSLMSVHGVRVRRRNFFSEELSAEAQEESGRRRSARIAARKKNPMSQSFGKDSHWLHLSPSESNYAPSLSSMIGKCRIQSSKEVIPDTVTLNDPATTSGQSVSDIGSSVDDEEKSNPSESSPDRFSLISGISEVLSLLKILGDGHRHLHMYKCQEALLAYQKLSQKQYNTHWVLMQVGKAYFELQDYFNADSSFTLAHQKYPYALEGMDTYSTVLYHLKEEMRLGYLAQELISVDRLSPESWCAVGNCYSLRKDHDTALKMFQRAIQLNERFTYAHTLCGHEYNSFRCIFCA; this is encoded by the exons atgaTGGAGAATCTACTGGCGAATTGTGTCCAGAAAAACCTTAACCATTTTATGTTCACCAATGCTATCTTCCTTTGCGAACTTCTTCTCGCCCAATTTCCATCTGAG GTGAACCTGCAATTGTTAGCCAGGTGTTACTTGAGTAACAGTCAAGCTTATAGTGCATATTATATCCTTAAAG GTTCAAAAACGCCTCAGTCTCGGTATTTATTTGCATTCTCATGCTTTAAGTTGGATCTTCTTGGAGAGGCTGAAGCTGCATTGTTGCCCTGTGAAGATTATGCTGAAGAA GTTCCTGGTGGTGCAGCTGGGCATTATCTTCTTGGTCTTATATATAG ATATTCTGGGAGGAAGAACTGTTCAATACAACAGTTTAGGATGGCATTGTCATTTGATCCATTGTGTTGGGAAGCATATGGAGAACTTTGTAGTTTAG GTGCCGCTGAAGAAGCCTCAACAGTTTTCGGGAATGTTGCTTCCCAGCGTCTTCAGAAAACTTGTGTAGAACAAAGAATAAGCTTCTCAGAAGGAGCAACCATAGACCAGATTACAGATTCTGATAAGGCCTTAAAAGATACAGGTTTATCGCAAACAGAACACATTCCAGGAGAGAACCAACAAGATCTGAAAATTATGCAGCAGCCTGGAGATATTCCACCAAATACTGACAGGCAACTTAGTACAAACGGATGGGACTTGAACACACCTTCTCCAGTGCTTTTACAG GTAATGGATGCTCTACCGCCTCTGCTTCTTAAGAATATGCGTCGTCCAGCAGTGGAAGGATCTTTGATGTCTGTACATGGAGTGCGTGTGCGTCGAAGAAACTTTTTTAGTGAAGAATTGTCAGCAGAG GctcaagaagaatctgggcGCCGCCGTAGTGCTAGAATAGCAGCAAGGAAAAAGAATCCTATGTCGCAGTCATTTGGAAAAGATTCCCATTGGTTACATCTTTCACCTTCCGAGTCAAACTATGCACCTTCTCTTTCCTCGATGATTGGAAAATGCAGAATCCAAAGCAGCAAAGAAG TGATTCCTGATACCGTTACTCTAAATGATCCAGCAACGACGTCAGGCCAGTCTGTAAGTGACATTGGAAGCTctgttgatgatgaggaaAAGTCAAATCCTAGTGAATCTTCCCCGGATCGTTTCAGCCTTATTTCTGGAATTTCAGAAGTGCTAAGCCTTCTGAAAATTCTTGGAGATGGCCACAGGCATTTACATATGTACAAGTGTCAG GAAGCTTTGTTGGCATATCAAAAGCTATCTCAGAAACAATACAATACACACTGGGTTCTCATGCAG GTTGGAAAAGCATATTTTGAGCTACAAGACTACTTCAACGCTGACTCTTCCTTTACTCTTGCTCATCAAAAGTATCCTTATGCTTTGGAAGGAATGGATACATACTCCACTGTTCTTTAT caCCTGAAAGAAGAGATGAGGTTGGGCTATCTGGCTCAGGAACTGATTTCAGTTGATCGCCTGTCTCCAGAATCCTG GTGTGCAGTTGGGAACTGTTACAGTTTGCGTAAGGATCATGATACTGCTCTCAAAATGTTTCAGAGAGCTATCCAACTGAATGAAAGATTCACATATGCACATACCCTTTGTGGCCACGAGTACAATTCTTTTCGATGCATCTTTTGCGCATAA
- the CDC27a gene encoding Tetratricopeptide repeat (TPR)-like superfamily protein (CDC27a; FUNCTIONS IN: binding; INVOLVED IN: regulation of cell division, cell cycle, gamete generation, regulation of unidimensional cell growth; LOCATED IN: anaphase-promoting complex; EXPRESSED IN: 9 plant structures; EXPRESSED DURING: 8 growth stages; CONTAINS InterPro DOMAIN/s: Tetratricopeptide TPR-1 (InterPro:IPR001440), Tetratricopeptide-like helical (InterPro:IPR011990), Tetratricopeptide repeat-containing (InterPro:IPR013026), Tetratricopeptide repeat (InterPro:IPR019734); BEST Arabidopsis thaliana protein match is: CDC27 family protein (TAIR:AT2G20000.1); Has 30201 Blast hits to 17322 proteins in 780 species: Archae - 12; Bacteria - 1396; Metazoa - 17338; Fungi - 3422; Plants - 5037; Viruses - 0; Other Eukaryotes - 2996 (source: NCBI BLink).) has protein sequence MMENLLANCVQKNLNHFMFTNAIFLCELLLAQFPSEVNLQLLARCYLSNSQAYSAYYILKGSKTPQSRYLFAFSCFKLDLLGEAEAALLPCEDYAEEVPGGAAGHYLLGLIYRYSGRKNCSIQQFRMALSFDPLCWEAYGELCSLGAAEEASTVFGNVASQRLQKTCVEQRISFSEGATIDQITDSDKALKDTGLSQTEHIPGENQQDLKIMQQPGDIPPNTDRQLSTNGWDLNTPSPVLLQVMDALPPLLLKNMRRPAVEGSLMSVHGVRVRRRNFFSEELSAEAQEESGRRRSARIAARKKNPMSQSFGKDSHWLHLSPSESNYAPSLSSMIGKCRIQSSKEVIPDTVTLNDPATTSGQSVSDIGSSVDDEEKSNPSESSPDRFSLISGISEVLSLLKILGDGHRHLHMYKCQEALLAYQKLSQKQYNTHWVLMQVGKAYFELQDYFNADSSFTLAHQKYPYALEGMDTYSTVLYHLKEEMRLGYLAQELISVDRLSPESWCAVGNCYSLRKDHDTALKMFQRAIQLNERFTYAHTLCGHEFAALEEFEDAERCYRKALGIDTRHYNAWYGLGMTYLRQEKFEFAQHQFQLALQINPRSSVIMCYYGIALHESKRNDEALMMMEKAVLTDAKNPLPKYYKAHILTSLGDYHKAQKVLEELKECAPQESSVHASLGKIYNQLKQYDKAVLHFGIALDLSPSPSDAVKIKAYMERLILPDELVTEENL, from the exons atgaTGGAGAATCTACTGGCGAATTGTGTCCAGAAAAACCTTAACCATTTTATGTTCACCAATGCTATCTTCCTTTGCGAACTTCTTCTCGCCCAATTTCCATCTGAG GTGAACCTGCAATTGTTAGCCAGGTGTTACTTGAGTAACAGTCAAGCTTATAGTGCATATTATATCCTTAAAG GTTCAAAAACGCCTCAGTCTCGGTATTTATTTGCATTCTCATGCTTTAAGTTGGATCTTCTTGGAGAGGCTGAAGCTGCATTGTTGCCCTGTGAAGATTATGCTGAAGAA GTTCCTGGTGGTGCAGCTGGGCATTATCTTCTTGGTCTTATATATAG ATATTCTGGGAGGAAGAACTGTTCAATACAACAGTTTAGGATGGCATTGTCATTTGATCCATTGTGTTGGGAAGCATATGGAGAACTTTGTAGTTTAG GTGCCGCTGAAGAAGCCTCAACAGTTTTCGGGAATGTTGCTTCCCAGCGTCTTCAGAAAACTTGTGTAGAACAAAGAATAAGCTTCTCAGAAGGAGCAACCATAGACCAGATTACAGATTCTGATAAGGCCTTAAAAGATACAGGTTTATCGCAAACAGAACACATTCCAGGAGAGAACCAACAAGATCTGAAAATTATGCAGCAGCCTGGAGATATTCCACCAAATACTGACAGGCAACTTAGTACAAACGGATGGGACTTGAACACACCTTCTCCAGTGCTTTTACAG GTAATGGATGCTCTACCGCCTCTGCTTCTTAAGAATATGCGTCGTCCAGCAGTGGAAGGATCTTTGATGTCTGTACATGGAGTGCGTGTGCGTCGAAGAAACTTTTTTAGTGAAGAATTGTCAGCAGAG GctcaagaagaatctgggcGCCGCCGTAGTGCTAGAATAGCAGCAAGGAAAAAGAATCCTATGTCGCAGTCATTTGGAAAAGATTCCCATTGGTTACATCTTTCACCTTCCGAGTCAAACTATGCACCTTCTCTTTCCTCGATGATTGGAAAATGCAGAATCCAAAGCAGCAAAGAAG TGATTCCTGATACCGTTACTCTAAATGATCCAGCAACGACGTCAGGCCAGTCTGTAAGTGACATTGGAAGCTctgttgatgatgaggaaAAGTCAAATCCTAGTGAATCTTCCCCGGATCGTTTCAGCCTTATTTCTGGAATTTCAGAAGTGCTAAGCCTTCTGAAAATTCTTGGAGATGGCCACAGGCATTTACATATGTACAAGTGTCAG GAAGCTTTGTTGGCATATCAAAAGCTATCTCAGAAACAATACAATACACACTGGGTTCTCATGCAG GTTGGAAAAGCATATTTTGAGCTACAAGACTACTTCAACGCTGACTCTTCCTTTACTCTTGCTCATCAAAAGTATCCTTATGCTTTGGAAGGAATGGATACATACTCCACTGTTCTTTAT caCCTGAAAGAAGAGATGAGGTTGGGCTATCTGGCTCAGGAACTGATTTCAGTTGATCGCCTGTCTCCAGAATCCTG GTGTGCAGTTGGGAACTGTTACAGTTTGCGTAAGGATCATGATACTGCTCTCAAAATGTTTCAGAGAGCTATCCAACTGAATGAAAGATTCACATATGCACATACCCTTTGTGGCCACGA GTTTGCCGCATTGGAAGAATTCGAGGATGCAGAGAGATGCTACCGGAAGGCTCTGGGCATAGATACGAGACACTATAATGCATGGTACGGTCTTGGAATGACCTATCTTCGTCAGGAGAAATTCGAGTTTGCGCAGCATCAATTTCAACTGGCTCTCCAAATAAATCCAAGATCTTCAGTCATCATGTGTTACTATGGAATTGCTTTGCATGAGTCAAAG AGAAACGATGAGgcgttgatgatgatggagaaggCTGTACTCACTGATGCAAAGAATCCGCTCCCCAAGTACTACAAGGCTCACATATTAACCAGCCTAGGTGATTATCACAAAGCACAGAAAGTTTTAGAAGAGCTCAAAGAATGTGCTCCTCAAGAAAGCAGTGTCCATGCATCGCTTGGCAAAATATACAATCAGCTAAAGCAATACGACAAAGCCGTGTTACATTTCGGCATTGCTTTGGATTTAAGCCCTTCTCCATCTGATGCTGTCAAGATAAAG GCTTACATGGAGAGGTTGATACTACCAGACGAGCTGGTGACGGAGGAAAATTTGTAG